In Excalfactoria chinensis isolate bCotChi1 chromosome 5, bCotChi1.hap2, whole genome shotgun sequence, a single genomic region encodes these proteins:
- the GREM1 gene encoding gremlin-1 isoform X2: MRRPPDLRRNPGPASARSGSRAAPGACLAAVRPGPSHIPSRSAEQPRSTSRLGRRRAPSGPRSAGGGTGYPTAGDYACPRAGGAAAPSPCAAPLCSPQSPTDSHVSRTRRDPASPIAPAVLLPLPATERPRTGGVVGLDVGAALAELDVSPAGVGRGE; this comes from the coding sequence ATGCGGCGCCCACCCGACTTACGGCGAAATCCCGGCCCGGCTTCTGCGCGGAGCGGGTCGAGGGCAGCTCCAGGTGCCTGCCTCGCCGCTGTCCGCCCTGGCCCGTCCCATATCCCGTCCCGTTCCGCCGAGCAACCCCGCTCCACGTCCCGCCTGGGCAGACGGCGAGCGCCGTCGGGGCCGCGCAGCGCAGGCGGCGGCACGGGCTACCCGACCGCGGGCGACTACGCGTGTCCTCGGGCGGGAGGAGCGGCGGCGCCTTCGCCCTGCGCAGCGCCCCTTTGCTCCCCGCAGTCCCCCACCGACTCCCACGTAAGCCGCACTCGAAGGGATCCCGCCTCCCCGATCGCTCCAGCCGTCCTTCTGCCGCTCCCCGCTACTGAGAGGCCTCGGACCGGCGGAGTTGTCGGCCTCGACGTCGGGGCTGCCCTTGCCGAGCTGGACGTGAGCCCTGCCGGCGTCGGACGGGGCGAATAA
- the GREM1 gene encoding gremlin-1 isoform X1: MVRTLYAIGAVFLLMGFLLPTVEGRKRNRGSQGAIPPPDKDQPNDSEQMQTQQQSGSRHRERGKGTSMPAEEVLESSQEALHITERKYLKRDWCKTQPLKQTIHEEGCNSRTIINRFCYGQCNSFYIPRHVRKEEGSFQSCSFCKPKKFTTMTVTLNCPELQPPRKKKRITRVKECRCISIDLD, encoded by the coding sequence ATGGTCCGCACACTGTATGCCATCGGCgctgtgtttcttctgatgGGATTTCTGCTACCGACAGTagaagggagaaagaggaaTCGTGGATCTCAAGGCGCTATCCCTCCTCCTGACAAGGACCAGCCCAATGATTCAGAGCAGatgcagacacagcagcagtCAGGCTCCAGGCATcgagaaagaggaaaaggcacCTCAATGCCTGCtgaggaggtgctggagtcCAGCCAGGAGGCACTGCACATCACTGAGCGCAAATACCTGAAACGAGATTGGTGCAAAACTCAGCCCCTCAAACAAACTATCCATGAAGAAGGCTGCAACAGTCGCACCATTATCAACAGGTTCTGCTATGGCCAATGCAATTCATTCTACATCCCCAGGCATGTCCGCAAAGAGGAAGGCTCTTTCCAGTCTTGTTCCTTCTGCAAGCCAAAGAAATTTACCACCATGACTGTTACCCTCAACTGCCCTGAGCTTCAGCCCcctaggaagaagaaaagaatcacCCGTGTGAAGGAGTGTCGGTGTATATCTATCGACTTGGACTAA
- the GREM1 gene encoding gremlin-1 isoform X3: MVRTLYAIGALHITERKYLKRDWCKTQPLKQTIHEEGCNSRTIINRFCYGQCNSFYIPRHVRKEEGSFQSCSFCKPKKFTTMTVTLNCPELQPPRKKKRITRVKECRCISIDLD, from the exons ATGGTCCGCACACTGTATGCCATCGGC GCACTGCACATCACTGAGCGCAAATACCTGAAACGAGATTGGTGCAAAACTCAGCCCCTCAAACAAACTATCCATGAAGAAGGCTGCAACAGTCGCACCATTATCAACAGGTTCTGCTATGGCCAATGCAATTCATTCTACATCCCCAGGCATGTCCGCAAAGAGGAAGGCTCTTTCCAGTCTTGTTCCTTCTGCAAGCCAAAGAAATTTACCACCATGACTGTTACCCTCAACTGCCCTGAGCTTCAGCCCcctaggaagaagaaaagaatcacCCGTGTGAAGGAGTGTCGGTGTATATCTATCGACTTGGACTAA